In Fibrobacter sp. UWP2, the sequence CGACACGGGGTACGTCCCCCAAAAGCTGGACGACATGCTAAAGGCAAGCCCCGACGCCCTCCAGGCCAAGACCGAGCATTTTTTGGCACGGCTCGCCGAAGAAAGCCGGTGTACCCTACTCGGGGGCGGCATGTGGAAGACCACTGCGGGGATTACGAACCACATAGGCGCCTTTGCCCCCGGCAAGCCCGCAGAGGTCGCCGGCTACAACAAGGTCCACCCATTTTTCCCCGAGCAAGGCAAGTTCACCGCCGGCAACGACGTTACTTTGTTCAAAATCAACGAATTCACGGTCGCACCAAGCATTTGCTACGACCTGCGGTTCCCGGAACTCTACCGCGAAGCCACCCGTCGTGGCGCCGAAGTCTTTACGGTGCAGGCAGCCTGGCCCGCCGTCCGCAAAAGCCACTGGGAAGCCCTCCTCAAGGCGCGCGCCATCGAAAACCAGACGTATGTCGTCGCCGTAAACTGCGTGAGTGCAAACGGTTCCTTCACCGGAGATTCGCAAATTATTTCTCCCGAGGGCAAAGTCATCGCCTGCGCCGAGGCCGGCAAGGAGTGCGTCGTCATAGCCGAATTGAACCGCGCCCTGTTGCTAAAACTCAGGAAGGATTTTCCCGTCCTCCCGTAGCGAAATGTGATTTCAATCACATGCCTATTCCAACCTAAATGGCTCCCTTTTGGGGGGTATTTTTGTAACTCATTATACTTCAACAAAATAGGCTTTCGGCAACAAAATGGGGGCCCATGTGAGCAATTTAACATGTCCATAATCTTTTTACTTACACCCCTTTTTTTTGAAAAAAAATTATACTAATTTAAAAACGTAAACATAAATCAACTATCATCCAGAGGTTCCTATGACATCGCCTTATATGAACAAGCTCAACTATGCTAGGGCCCTCATCAGAGCCGGTCTTGCCCAAGACCTGATCTTGAAAATCACCTCGATTTCTCATTATCAGTATTCGCAAATCCAACGCGAACTCTTGGCCGCCTAAGGCCTACCCGTGCAGTTGATTCTTGACATTAAAGCGCAGCCTGCCACTCGTAACGAGGTTCGGCAGGCTGCTCTTTTTATGTGCTACAAAGACGGCAGCCTTCTCCTGGACGCCCGCGACAACAAAAAACCGGCTCGTTTTTACCTAACACCGCAAGACCAGTTCCCCTGGGAATCCTTTTTAGGCAAGCTCCTTGTAGCCTGGCAACTTGGCGACTACACCGACGTCCCGCCGCCGTTTCGACCCAAAAAACGCATCCCGCCGTTCGTGATCGAGGGCTTTGGCGCAGAGCCCCTGGAGACGAAATTCAAAATCCTGGCGACGCTGCGCAAGCAGGGCTACTTTTCTGCACTCCCCGGCCGCAAATAATTTAGATTTGCCCACATGAAATTCAATTTAGATATCAGCGCCAAGCGCTGGTTCATGGGCAAAGGGCGCTCCATAAAAAAAGTGAGCGAGCAGGACTCTACCGAGATTGGCGATACCCGCCTCCTCATTTTGAAGGTCGAGTTCGAAGACGGCTCCAGTGACCTCTATACCGCCGTGGAAGACGAAAACCGCATAGGCCAAATTCTAGAGGAGGCCTTTGCCGGCGGCGCCACGCAAAGCATATTCCAGGGGTCCCTCGGGTATTTTATTTTCAAGTCCACAGGGAACATCCCCACCAAATATTTCAAGGCGCTAAAGCCGGTAAGCACCGAACAGAGCAACTCCGCCTTTTTTAACCCGGGGAAGATATTCTTTAAGCTGTACCGCAGGCTGCAACCGGGCCCGCACCCCGAAGCCGAAGTCCTGGAACAGCTCACCCAAAAAGGGTTCGCCCGCTCGCCCCGCTTTTACGGCAGCTTCACCTACAAGGCAGAATCCGGCCAGAGCTACACCCTGGGCATCCTCGAAGAACACCTGGTGGGCTACCGCGACGCCTGGGCTGCGTTCAACGCGCAAATGGACACCAGGGCAGCCAAAGTGCTGGGCATCGAAACCGCACGCATGCACCGCGCCCTGCAAGGTTTAAAAGGTAGCACAAACCAGGGCGAACATGTCCCCTTCGAAAAATTGCGCACTCTCCTCCAAGAGAGCCTTGCCAACGGATGTTCCGGCACAAAACAAGAATGGCAAACCCGGGTGCTCGAGGCGCTACCCCAAATCAAGGCAGATTACGACGCCAACATGCAAAAAACAAGCGCAAGTTCCGCCCCCGGGAACGGGCTGCTCTCCCCTCAACGCATCCACGGAGACTACCACCTGGGTCAGGTGCTTTTGGACGCCACCGTGAACGGCAACGAAAGCAAGCCCTCCTTTATGATTTTGGACTTCGAAGGCGAACCCACCCGTCCTATGGAATTCCGCAGGGCGCTGCGTTCCCCCGCCGTCGACATCGCCGGCATGCTCCGCAGTTTCCGCTACGCGGCCGCCAACTCCGGGCTCGACAGCCAAGCCGCAGAGCAGGCCTTTGTGGAAGGGTACTCGCAAGAATCGGGCATTGGCGAATCGAGCCTCCGGTTCGCCGCCGCCCCCTACATTACCGCCAAGGCCGTTTACGAAGCCTGCTACGAGCTGGAATTTAGGCCCTCCTGGTTCCACATACCCGCCGCGGCACTGGTAGGCGCCGCGAAGTAAAAATTGGAAATCCCGATTTTTCTATATTTCTACCCACTATGACAATCGAAGAAGTAGAAAAGCGCCTCCGCGAAGAGGCCACAAAACTGGTGAAGACCGAGCCGCTCTCCAAGCTGATGCTCGACGAACAGATTTTGAACCGCAAGAACTTTGCGGATATGCTTTCGGTTACCCTCGCTTGTCAGCTGGCCGGAGAAGTGATAGACCGCGGCGAACTCGAGAAGATGTTCTGCGCCAACTACGTCAAGTACCCGGAACTTCTCACGGACGCCGTCAAGGATTTGCACGCGACCGTGATGCGCGACCCCGCCTGCACCAGCTATTTGGAGCCCCTCCTGTTGTTCAAGGGATTCCAAGGGCTGCAGGCCTACCGCGTGGCCCACGCCCTGTGGGTCGAGAACCGACTATTCCCGGCAAAGATGCTCCAAAACATCATCAGCCGCAAGTTCGGCATGGATTTCCACCCGGCAGCAAAAATCGGGCACGGGCTCCTGATTGACCACGCCACCAACATTGTGATTGGCGAAACCGCGACCGTCGGGAACAACGTGAGCTTTTTGCACGGCGTAACGCTCGGCGGTACGGGCAACGAGACCGGCGACCGTCACCCCAAAGTGGGCAACGGCGTGATGCTCGGTGCGCACGCCCAGCTGCTGGGCAACATCCACATTGGCGACGGCGCCAAGATCGGCGCGGGCGCGGTGGTGCTTTGCGACGTGCCTGCGCATACCACCTATGCGGGCGTCCCCGCTGTCGAAGTAGGGCACCCCCACGACGACATGCCCAGCTTCAACATGCAGCAAGACTTTACGCGCGACGCGTAAAACAACCGCACTCCCGCCTTTGTCACTGCGAGCCCGCAGGGCGCGGCAGATCATGCCGCGATATTCTTTTATATTTTTAGTCCATGAACCGCAAAGAAAAAATCCGTTTTATTGGCGAAAAACTGGACGAATTCTTCCCGAACCCGCCCATCCCCCTCAATTACACGAACGCCTTCACAATGCTCGTGGCCGTGGTGCTTAGCGCCCAGTGCACCGACGTGCGGGTGAACCAGGTGACCGCCGTGCTTTTCAAAAAAGCCGACACCCCAAAGAAAATGGAAAAACTCGGCGTCAAGGCGATTGCCGAAATCATCAAACCCTGCGGTTTCTTCAACACCAAGAGCGTGAACGTCTACAATCTTTCGAAGGAGCTCCTCGAGCGCTTTGGCGGCGAGGTGCCCCACACCTTCGAAGAACTCGAGAGCCTGCCCGGTGTGGGCCACAAGACGGCGAGCGTCATCATGAGCCACATTTTCAAGCTCGCCGCCTTCCCGGTGGATACGCATATCCACCGCCTCGCCGCCCGCTGGGGCTTAAGCGACGGCAGCTCCGTGGAGCAGACCGAAAAAGACCTCAAAAAAGCCTTCCCCGAAAGCGAATGGGAAAAGCGCCACCTGCAAATCATCTACTTCGGGCGCACCTACTGCAAGGCCCGCGGCCACAAACCCGGGGAATGCCCCATCTGCAGCGTCGTGGCGCCCAAAGCAAAAGACTAAAGTTCCAAGACTCTACTCCGGCCACACGAAGGTGCTGTTGCAATCCTTCTCGCCGCCGTCAACAACTATCGCCTGGCCCGTACAGAACTTGTTCGTAACCGTAAGGAAGTACGCCCACTCCGCCGCCTCTTCGGGAGTCGCCCAACGTTTGAGGGGAGTCACCTCCATGATGCGGCTCCAAAGCTTGGCGTCATCCATCACAGGGCGGTTCAACTCGGTTTTCACACCGCCAAGGCACAACGCATTGCAAGTCGCATGGTAACTGCGGGCAAGGCGCTTGGCGCAATTCTTCATGTATCCCACGACACCCGCCTTCGAGGCCGCATACTCGGGGAATTCGTCCCCCGAGACCGCCGAGACCGACGCGTTGAACAACAGAGACTTGATCTGAGGCTGAAAGGCGTAGCGTTCCGCCACGTTCATGGAACCAACCAAATTCACCGCGATATCCTTCCCCGTATGTTCCATGGAGGGTGTCTGAATTCCCGCATTGCAAATCACAATGTCGAACGGTTCCAGTTCCGGCAAGGAATTCTTGTCGCAAATGTCGGCGACCACGTGCGTATAGCGGGCGGCATCAACTTGCCCGAGGCTCGCGGCAAAGCTTGCGGGCATTGGCAAAACATCCATGCCCGTCACCATCGCCCCGCGTTCCAGGAACAACCGCACAAACGCCTGCCCCATGCCGCCGACAGTACCAGTAATCAAGGCGCGCATCATGGGAGCCTCTTCAGGTACTTGGTGAGCGGAATCGTGATAAACCCAATAAAGCAGGCTTCCACCACGGTCTCTATCACGGTGCCGGTCGCGACCGCCGTCCCAATATCCTGCCAGCGCATCTCGTAAACCGAGAAGCCCACTGGCGCAAAGGCTAGCGTCTGGAACAAAGCGTTGTCGACCAGCTGCCCCACGATGGTCGAGAACACGGCACGGAACGTAAAGCGGGCCGCATTGTCGTTCGAGTTAGCCGCCGCCCGCAGGCGGAATCGGTCAATGATTTCGACGTTAATGACGTTGCCAATAAAAAAGGCCGTCGCCGAGGAGAGAATCGTTCGCGGTCCATTGCTAAAGATGTTGGCAAAGTGTTCTGCCTGTTCCGCGTATTCGGGGAGCGTCGGCAAATAAACCTCCACCGCCGCAATCACGCTCGAAAAGAACGCCACCACAGTCGCAATGCCCGCGACCACAATCGCCGGGCGCTTGCCGTAGACCTCGGTGATCACGTTCGAGATGAGGAACACGACCCAGCTAATGAGGAGGCCGCCATCCATCCAAATGAATCCCGTGCCAAAGCTCATGGGCTTCATGCAAAGAAGATTCATCATGACTGAGATGACGCAATAGGTGCCCGTCAAGGCCAGC encodes:
- a CDS encoding nitrilase-related carbon-nitrogen hydrolase, with protein sequence MLKAYLVQMESEPGDKAANFAKARELVLGAAPEPGSLVVFPEMFDTGYVPQKLDDMLKASPDALQAKTEHFLARLAEESRCTLLGGGMWKTTAGITNHIGAFAPGKPAEVAGYNKVHPFFPEQGKFTAGNDVTLFKINEFTVAPSICYDLRFPELYREATRRGAEVFTVQAAWPAVRKSHWEALLKARAIENQTYVVAVNCVSANGSFTGDSQIISPEGKVIACAEAGKECVVIAELNRALLLKLRKDFPVLP
- a CDS encoding phosphotransferase; the protein is MKFNLDISAKRWFMGKGRSIKKVSEQDSTEIGDTRLLILKVEFEDGSSDLYTAVEDENRIGQILEEAFAGGATQSIFQGSLGYFIFKSTGNIPTKYFKALKPVSTEQSNSAFFNPGKIFFKLYRRLQPGPHPEAEVLEQLTQKGFARSPRFYGSFTYKAESGQSYTLGILEEHLVGYRDAWAAFNAQMDTRAAKVLGIETARMHRALQGLKGSTNQGEHVPFEKLRTLLQESLANGCSGTKQEWQTRVLEALPQIKADYDANMQKTSASSAPGNGLLSPQRIHGDYHLGQVLLDATVNGNESKPSFMILDFEGEPTRPMEFRRALRSPAVDIAGMLRSFRYAAANSGLDSQAAEQAFVEGYSQESGIGESSLRFAAAPYITAKAVYEACYELEFRPSWFHIPAAALVGAAK
- the cysE gene encoding serine O-acetyltransferase; protein product: MTIEEVEKRLREEATKLVKTEPLSKLMLDEQILNRKNFADMLSVTLACQLAGEVIDRGELEKMFCANYVKYPELLTDAVKDLHATVMRDPACTSYLEPLLLFKGFQGLQAYRVAHALWVENRLFPAKMLQNIISRKFGMDFHPAAKIGHGLLIDHATNIVIGETATVGNNVSFLHGVTLGGTGNETGDRHPKVGNGVMLGAHAQLLGNIHIGDGAKIGAGAVVLCDVPAHTTYAGVPAVEVGHPHDDMPSFNMQQDFTRDA
- the nth gene encoding endonuclease III; its protein translation is MNRKEKIRFIGEKLDEFFPNPPIPLNYTNAFTMLVAVVLSAQCTDVRVNQVTAVLFKKADTPKKMEKLGVKAIAEIIKPCGFFNTKSVNVYNLSKELLERFGGEVPHTFEELESLPGVGHKTASVIMSHIFKLAAFPVDTHIHRLAARWGLSDGSSVEQTEKDLKKAFPESEWEKRHLQIIYFGRTYCKARGHKPGECPICSVVAPKAKD
- a CDS encoding SDR family NAD(P)-dependent oxidoreductase yields the protein MMRALITGTVGGMGQAFVRLFLERGAMVTGMDVLPMPASFAASLGQVDAARYTHVVADICDKNSLPELEPFDIVICNAGIQTPSMEHTGKDIAVNLVGSMNVAERYAFQPQIKSLLFNASVSAVSGDEFPEYAASKAGVVGYMKNCAKRLARSYHATCNALCLGGVKTELNRPVMDDAKLWSRIMEVTPLKRWATPEEAAEWAYFLTVTNKFCTGQAIVVDGGEKDCNSTFVWPE
- a CDS encoding queuosine precursor transporter yields the protein MNQVTENPAKTAQQTSGGCRITKSEWLLALTGTYCVISVMMNLLCMKPMSFGTGFIWMDGGLLISWVVFLISNVITEVYGKRPAIVVAGIATVVAFFSSVIAAVEVYLPTLPEYAEQAEHFANIFSNGPRTILSSATAFFIGNVINVEIIDRFRLRAAANSNDNAARFTFRAVFSTIVGQLVDNALFQTLAFAPVGFSVYEMRWQDIGTAVATGTVIETVVEACFIGFITIPLTKYLKRLP